One region of Quercus lobata isolate SW786 chromosome 2, ValleyOak3.0 Primary Assembly, whole genome shotgun sequence genomic DNA includes:
- the LOC115977459 gene encoding protein SUPPRESSOR OF GENE SILENCING 3-like isoform X2 has protein sequence MADNTDPFPKLSSVYKNSHPQVNQLNHHIANINLNSKASDCNVTPRESHNRAGSSAARPWFPQNSMQTQNADLKNSNDRVNAWIQQSKGPWQNNYIGQQPVVSPPLRQGSFWSAGVDHTQSSDSKNGQLNDEIISNSHCVDDEKNDSDHFEIVCDSDDDLSNYDSDLDSSEVSYETFKKSKWFVTFFESMDKLPTEEINLPSRQWHCPACKGAPGAIDWYRGLQPLMHHARNKQARRVKLHRKFVEILDQELQRKGTSLTLSGEAYGKWEGLDAKVNDHEIVWPPMVVIMNTRYQQDDNNKWNGMGNQELLDYFSLYSALKARHSYGPKGHRGISVLIFESSAAGYLEAARLHKHFKEQGRDRDAWGRCKTPFCLGGKRQLYGYMAVKDDLDIFNQHAHGRSNLKFEMRSYQEMVESKIKDINDDKQQITWFKERVIKEKKHSQTLAATLSQVSEKLRRATEENRIVRERVKIQREENKEEMDAQEQFFKDQIKAIQQAIDAKEDSFEQLQQQEREKVKMTNSSKIEDLRIRQQEIARFIQFQDKEMEQFVDERDKLDRDHEYMKRKLRQRYWKEEVELEKKYETKITQLMEKYAPSSSSGTNSQ, from the exons ATGGCTGATAATACCGACCCATTTCCCAAACTCTCAAGTGTATATAAAAACTCTCATCCTCAGGTTAATCAATTGAATCATCATATAGCAAACATCAATCTAAATTCAAAAGCTAGTGACTGCAATGTTACCCCACGGGAGTCACATAACAGAGCTGGAAGTAGTGCTGCAAGACCCTGGTTTCCTCAGAATTCTATGCAAACACAAAATGCTGATCTTAAGAATTCCAATGACAGAGTAAATGCATGGATCCAACAGTCTAAGGGTCCTTGGCAAAATAATTACATTGGCCAACAACCTGTAGTATCTCCACCCCTACGGCAAGGATCATTTTGGTCCGCTGGAGTTGATCACACTCAATCTAGTGACTCAAAAAATGGCCAGTTGAATGATGAAATCATCTCAAACTCCCACTGTGTTGATGATGAGAAGAATGATAGTGATCACTTTGAGATTGTTTGTGATAGTGATGATGATCTCTCAAATTATGACTCTGATTTAGATTCAAGTGAAGTGAGCTATGAGACATTCAAGAAGAGCAAGTGGTTTGTGACATTCTTTGAGTCTATGGATAAACTGCCTACTGAGGAGATTAATTTACCCTCAAGGCAGTGGCACTGCCCAGCATGCAAAGGGGCTCCTGGTGCCATTGATTGGTATCGAGGCCTGCAGCCCTTAATGCATCATGCCAGAAACAAACAGGCAAGAAGAGTAAAGCTCCACAGGAAGTTTGTCGAAATCTTGGATCAGGAGTTGCAAAGGAAGGGAACTTCATTGACACTATCTGGTGAAGCATATGGTAAATGGGAAGGCCTAGATGCAAAGGTTAATGATCATGAAATAGTATGGCCCCCAATGGTTGTCATAATGAACACAAGATATCAGCAGGATGACAACAATAAG tgGAATGGAATGGGAAATCAAGAGCTTCTTGATTACTTCAGCTTGTACTCTGCATTGAAGGCTCGACACTCATATGGTCCAAAAGGGCACCGAGGCATCAGCGTGCTAATCTTTGAGAGCTCGGCAGCAGGGTATTTAGAGGCTGCACGTTTGCATAAACATTTCAAAGAGCAAGGAAGAGATAGGGATGCGTGGGGTCGTTGTAAGACCCCCTTTTGTCTGGGTGGGAAGCGTCAACTTTATGGTTACATGGCTGTGAAAGATGACTTGGATATCTTCAACCAACACGCCCatg gtaggtccaacttGAAATTTGAGATGAGATCATACCAAGAGATGGTTGAGAGCAAGATAAAGGATATAAATGATGATAAACAGCAGATTACCTGGTTTAAAGAAAGGGTTATTAAAGAGAAGAAGCATTCACAAACTCTGGCAGCTACTCTATCTCAAGTCAGTGAGAAGTTGCGCAGAGCAACAGAAGAAAATCGTATTGTCAGAGAGCGAGTTAAAATACAGCGTGAGGAGAACAAAGAAGAG ATGGATGCccaagaacaattttttaaggATCAAATCAAAGCTATTCAACAAGCTATAGATGCAAAGGAAGATAGTTTTGAGCAATTACAGCAGCAGGAGCGAGAGAAAGTGAAGATGACAAATTCATCTAAGATAGAGGATCTAAGAATTAG GCAGCAGGAAATTGCTAGATTCATACAGTTCCAGGACAAAGAGATGGAACAATTTGTAGATGAGAGGGATAAGCTGGATAGAGATCATGAATACATGAAGCGAAAGCTGAGGCAGAGGTACTGGAAGGAAGAGGTTGAGCTGGAGAAGAAGTATGAAACTAAAATAACCCAGCTCATGGAGAAGTATGCCCCCTCATCATCATCAGGAACAAACAGCCAATAG
- the LOC115977459 gene encoding protein SUPPRESSOR OF GENE SILENCING 3-like isoform X1: MEFIQRQVPEKAGGNPLMADNTDPFPKLSSVYKNSHPQVNQLNHHIANINLNSKASDCNVTPRESHNRAGSSAARPWFPQNSMQTQNADLKNSNDRVNAWIQQSKGPWQNNYIGQQPVVSPPLRQGSFWSAGVDHTQSSDSKNGQLNDEIISNSHCVDDEKNDSDHFEIVCDSDDDLSNYDSDLDSSEVSYETFKKSKWFVTFFESMDKLPTEEINLPSRQWHCPACKGAPGAIDWYRGLQPLMHHARNKQARRVKLHRKFVEILDQELQRKGTSLTLSGEAYGKWEGLDAKVNDHEIVWPPMVVIMNTRYQQDDNNKWNGMGNQELLDYFSLYSALKARHSYGPKGHRGISVLIFESSAAGYLEAARLHKHFKEQGRDRDAWGRCKTPFCLGGKRQLYGYMAVKDDLDIFNQHAHGRSNLKFEMRSYQEMVESKIKDINDDKQQITWFKERVIKEKKHSQTLAATLSQVSEKLRRATEENRIVRERVKIQREENKEEMDAQEQFFKDQIKAIQQAIDAKEDSFEQLQQQEREKVKMTNSSKIEDLRIRQQEIARFIQFQDKEMEQFVDERDKLDRDHEYMKRKLRQRYWKEEVELEKKYETKITQLMEKYAPSSSSGTNSQ; encoded by the exons ATG GAATTCATACAACGACAAGTTCCAGAGAAGGCAGGTGGAAATCCTTTGATGGCTGATAATACCGACCCATTTCCCAAACTCTCAAGTGTATATAAAAACTCTCATCCTCAGGTTAATCAATTGAATCATCATATAGCAAACATCAATCTAAATTCAAAAGCTAGTGACTGCAATGTTACCCCACGGGAGTCACATAACAGAGCTGGAAGTAGTGCTGCAAGACCCTGGTTTCCTCAGAATTCTATGCAAACACAAAATGCTGATCTTAAGAATTCCAATGACAGAGTAAATGCATGGATCCAACAGTCTAAGGGTCCTTGGCAAAATAATTACATTGGCCAACAACCTGTAGTATCTCCACCCCTACGGCAAGGATCATTTTGGTCCGCTGGAGTTGATCACACTCAATCTAGTGACTCAAAAAATGGCCAGTTGAATGATGAAATCATCTCAAACTCCCACTGTGTTGATGATGAGAAGAATGATAGTGATCACTTTGAGATTGTTTGTGATAGTGATGATGATCTCTCAAATTATGACTCTGATTTAGATTCAAGTGAAGTGAGCTATGAGACATTCAAGAAGAGCAAGTGGTTTGTGACATTCTTTGAGTCTATGGATAAACTGCCTACTGAGGAGATTAATTTACCCTCAAGGCAGTGGCACTGCCCAGCATGCAAAGGGGCTCCTGGTGCCATTGATTGGTATCGAGGCCTGCAGCCCTTAATGCATCATGCCAGAAACAAACAGGCAAGAAGAGTAAAGCTCCACAGGAAGTTTGTCGAAATCTTGGATCAGGAGTTGCAAAGGAAGGGAACTTCATTGACACTATCTGGTGAAGCATATGGTAAATGGGAAGGCCTAGATGCAAAGGTTAATGATCATGAAATAGTATGGCCCCCAATGGTTGTCATAATGAACACAAGATATCAGCAGGATGACAACAATAAG tgGAATGGAATGGGAAATCAAGAGCTTCTTGATTACTTCAGCTTGTACTCTGCATTGAAGGCTCGACACTCATATGGTCCAAAAGGGCACCGAGGCATCAGCGTGCTAATCTTTGAGAGCTCGGCAGCAGGGTATTTAGAGGCTGCACGTTTGCATAAACATTTCAAAGAGCAAGGAAGAGATAGGGATGCGTGGGGTCGTTGTAAGACCCCCTTTTGTCTGGGTGGGAAGCGTCAACTTTATGGTTACATGGCTGTGAAAGATGACTTGGATATCTTCAACCAACACGCCCatg gtaggtccaacttGAAATTTGAGATGAGATCATACCAAGAGATGGTTGAGAGCAAGATAAAGGATATAAATGATGATAAACAGCAGATTACCTGGTTTAAAGAAAGGGTTATTAAAGAGAAGAAGCATTCACAAACTCTGGCAGCTACTCTATCTCAAGTCAGTGAGAAGTTGCGCAGAGCAACAGAAGAAAATCGTATTGTCAGAGAGCGAGTTAAAATACAGCGTGAGGAGAACAAAGAAGAG ATGGATGCccaagaacaattttttaaggATCAAATCAAAGCTATTCAACAAGCTATAGATGCAAAGGAAGATAGTTTTGAGCAATTACAGCAGCAGGAGCGAGAGAAAGTGAAGATGACAAATTCATCTAAGATAGAGGATCTAAGAATTAG GCAGCAGGAAATTGCTAGATTCATACAGTTCCAGGACAAAGAGATGGAACAATTTGTAGATGAGAGGGATAAGCTGGATAGAGATCATGAATACATGAAGCGAAAGCTGAGGCAGAGGTACTGGAAGGAAGAGGTTGAGCTGGAGAAGAAGTATGAAACTAAAATAACCCAGCTCATGGAGAAGTATGCCCCCTCATCATCATCAGGAACAAACAGCCAATAG
- the LOC115977458 gene encoding pentatricopeptide repeat-containing protein At3g62470, mitochondrial-like, whose translation MALSLRKPIKVSLFLTHYYPRYCLNLNGHHYFTIQKRCLREQVRLPSCSFMSLSPMLHSPPHCSLYHSHCQVPFLLPDPTSLSNIQERLLIPSSTSFHLGIVKRLPIIGSRGKMLVVNSRVINSKISIMPIIDLQGKMLALSYRGFGSVTNGCTDSDADNESGDDDSGDGDCNESVGVKSGADPNEVERVCKLIDELFALDRNMEAVLNECGVDLSHDLVVDVLERFKHARKPAFRFFCWAGQNSGFAHDSRTYNAMMNILGKTRQFESMVSMLEEIGEKGLLTMETFMIAIKAFAAGKERKKAVGIFELMKKYKFKVGVDTINCLLDTLGRAKLGKEAQTLFEKLKDRFTHNLQTYTVLLNGWCRVKNLMEAGRVWNEMIDKGFKPDIVAHNIMLEGLLRCRKRSDAVKLFEVMKEKGPSPNVRSYTILIRELCKQAKMREAVEYFDEMIESGCQADAAVYTCLITGFGNQKNMDMVYGLLKEMNEKGCPPDGRTYNALIKLMTSRRMPDDAVRIYKKMINDGIEPSIHTYNMIMKSYFQTRNYEMGCAVWNEMIQKGCCPDDNSYTVFIGGLISQGRSGEACKYLEQMIEKGMKAPQLDYNKFAADFSRAGKPDILVELAQKMKFAGKFEVSNVFARWAEMMKKRVKRRDPIKTKAQFS comes from the coding sequence ATGGCTCTCTCTCTAAGAAAACCCATCaaagtctctctctttcttactCATTACTACCCTCGCTACTGCCTCAATCTCAATGGTCACCACTACTTCACCATTCAAAAACGATGTCTCAGAGAGCAAGTTCGACTTCCTAGTTGTAGCTTTATGTCCCTGTCTCCTATGCTTCATTCTCCTCCTCATTGTAGTCTCTATCATTCTCATTGTCAAGTTCCATTTCTTTTGCCAGACCCCACTTCACTCTCTAATATACAAGAAAGGTTGTTGATTCCCAGCTCTACAAGTTTTCATCTTGGAATTGTAAAACGATTGCCCATTATTGGTTCACGTGGAAAAATGTTGGTTGTAAACTCTAGGGttataaattctaaaatttcaataatgCCCATTATTGATTTACAAGGAAAGATGCTGGCTTTGAGTTATAGGGGGTTTGGTAGTGTCACAAATGGTTGTACTGATTCTGATGCTGATAATGAGAGTGGAGATGATGATAGTGGTGATGGGGATTGTAATGAAAGTGTTGGAGTTAAGTCGGGTGCAGACCCGAATGAGGTCGAGAGAGTATGCAAGTTGATTGATGAATTGTTTGCATTAGATAGGAACATGGAGGCGGTTCTCAATGAATGTGGGGTTGATTTGTCACATGATTTGGTTGTGGATGTGTTGGAACGGTTCAAACATGCTCGAAAACCGGCTTTTCGGTTCTTTTGTTGGGCAGGGCAGAACTCAGGGTTTGCTCATGATTCTAGGACTTATAATGCTATGATGAATATATTAGGGAAGACGAGACAGTTTGAGTCCATGGTATCAATGCTAGAAGAGATAGGCGAGAAAGGGCTTTTGACAATGGAAACTTTTATGATTGCGATTAAAGCTTTTGCTGCTGGGAAGGAAAGGAAGAAAGCTGTTGGAATATTTGAGTTGATGAAGAAGTATAAATTTAAAGTGGGTGTTGATACGATTAATTGCTTGCTTGACACTCTTGGGAGGGCAAAGCTTGGTAAAGAAGCGCAGACACTTTTTGAGAAGTTGAAAGATAGGTTTACACATAATTTGCAAACTTATACAGTACTGCTTAATGGTTGGTGCAGAGTGAAGAATTTGATGGAAGCAGGGAGGGTGTGGAATGAGATGATTGACAAGGGATTTAAGCCTGATATAGTTGCACATAATATTATGCTTGAAGGGTTGTTGAGGTGTAGGAAGAGGTCTGATGCGGTCAAGTTGTTTGAAGTCATGAAGGAGAAGGGTCCTTCACCCAATGTTCGGAGCTATACAATTTTGATTCGGGAATTATGCAAGCAAGCAAAGATGAGAGAAGCGGTTGAATATTTTGATGAAATGATTGAATCTGGATGCCAAGCAGATGCTGCAGTTTACACGTGTTTGATCACAGGGTTTGGTAACCAGAAGAATATGGACATGGTATATGGATTGCTGAAGGAGATGAACGAAAAAGGTTGCCCTCCTGATGGGCGCACGTACAACGCCTTGATTAAATTGATGACAAGTCGACGGATGCCTGATGATGCGGTGAGGATATATAAGAAGATGATTAACGATGGCATTGAACCATCAATCCACACTTATAACATGATAATGAAATCCTACTTTCAAACAAGAAACTACGAAATGGGTTGTGCAGTTTGGAATGAGATGATCCAGAAGGGTTGTTGCCCTGATGATAATTCCTATACAGTTTTCATTGGAGGGCTCATAAGTCAAGGTAGATCAGGAGAGGCTTGTAAATATTTGGAGCAAATGATAGAAAAAGGAATGAAAGCACCTCAACTCGATTACAACAAGTTTGCAGCTGATTTTTCCAGAGCTGGGAAACCAGACATACTTGTGGAGTTGGCTCAGAAGATGAAGTTTGCTGGTAAGTTTGAAGTCTCCAATGTTTTTGCGAGGTGGGCTGAGATGATGAAGAAAAGGGTTAAGAGAAGAGATCCTATTAAAACTAAAGCACAGTTCAGCTGA